gcaatcgcaagcagttcagatcgctagccaatatggcttcaggcgcgataaattcaaaaaaagtttgccacttttttcccccttctgtggctgctgaggtgtgctgagattgctgcctaaaaaataataattttacggttggggtcgccacatcgtggggaattgtattaaaggggtcacagcactataaaggttgagaaccactgatatagAGCCTCATCACATATGTGGGAGAGGAAGGATTTCTGTGACTTATCTACTTGAGAACTTAAAACTGTAGTGTGTTCTCATACATTTCCACCTTAATATCGCAGGAAAATGTGCTGTTAGTTTGCAGTAATTATGGCCAGAGGAACCTCTGAggaagtcaaaaagagagctggggAAAACCATGCAGTTCATCTGCTACTTATTCTCATGCATTAGATGTCACTCTTGCCACATTCTAACTGAAGGCAAAATCCAGAATATAACTAAAAGTGACTGCACAATTTATATATACAAGGAGAGTTGTCTGTCCTTATCCCCAATGTCACCGTGAAACTCCCAACTTCTGAGGCAGACTCACTCTATTAAAAAATTGGATTAACGTATTTTATAAAAAATGCAGTTGTCTTTTACATACAAGTGGAAAAATGCAGAAtatcagaattgaaagggaccttgaaggtcttctagtccaatcccctacacaagcaggagattctggacaaatggcagtccaatctcttcttaaaaacccccaggaccggagcacccacaatttctggaggcaagctatccCACTGATTAATTTATCTCATTGcattgccaggaaatttctgTTTAGTTCTAGGTTCAATCTttccttgataaatttccatctgttgattcttgtcctgccttcaggtgcttgtgAGAAttcttgaccccctcttctcggtgacagcccctcaaatattggaagactgctgattGGAAGAATCAAAAAGATCTTTTCCTTTATAATGGTGGAGTTTCTCATTTTTACAAAATGCTACACATATCTCATTGTGAAAATACATGGAAAAGACAGTTTTGAGGCCACTTAACAATCTCAAAGCTATTGTAAGAATACCAAAATATTAAAGCTGCGGTTTTaagaggatgaggaagggaaggACCATTATACTAACTTAATTAGATGAATGTAATAAAGCAAAATAAGCCTAACATGACTGTAGATTCTTGATCAAAAAAACAATAGTTTCTGCAAGAGATTTTGTAATGATTTTAATGGAGGTCTTGGTTGTGTGGCTATTTTGCTTCTGCAATGGGATTATCTTAAAGCATCAAATATTAAAGAAGACTTCCTGCTAAAAATAGAAAGTGTTATTCACAAGACCCCgaagaattttatttttctacaggaagcgcttttttaaaaaaaagttccatcGAGTAACAAAGTTATAAAAATCCATCTCTGTATTCTAGTGCTAGGAGTTTCAATATCTCCTTATCTAAGGGAGGTGATCCCAACTATATTTCGGTGCCAGATTCCATAATCTTACTAAGCCAGGCTCCTAAATGCAGTATGGAAACCAGCTATTGGAGAATGGAAGTCCTCTAAGCCCACAACCTATAGTTGCCTAACTCCTTCGGCCTCTCTTCTGTTCTGCAGCTtaccaatgtttctcaattttggGAACTTCAAGATGTAGGGATTTTCAAACTCTCAGAATTGCTAACCGGGAATTCccggctgagaattctgggagccgaaattcacacatcttgaagttgccatgGCTGCAAAAGGATTGCTCTAGGCaccttttgatatatttttttctacttcgGCTAAAATGCATTCCTGCGGGCCAGGAAAATAGGGGACCGTCATTCGATCTCCACGCGAAAGAGATACTACGTGCACTTACTCCACCGCTGTCGCTTCCGCCTCCATCGTTTCTCCAACCGCGGCATCCACGGACGATCGAATCATTCTTTAGAACTTCCCGCCTTTCTTTCAGTGACGCTTCTTCTCAAGGGCGTCCCGCCGAACTCACCAATCCGAGCTCGAAAGGTTTAATAGGCCCACCCCAGAAGGTCTGAGCTGCGCTGTGATTGGATGGAAGGAGTGACTCGGTCGAAATAAGCTCCGAGTGCGCGAGGCAGACTGACGGCGCCTCCATCTTGAGGAGGTCGGAAAGAGGCGGGTGATTCGTATTTCTCCAAAACGCTTCCGGAACCTGCAGAAAGGGATTGCGTAATTAGGGCTTTAGGCGCCACGGTATGGGATAGCCTGCATTATACGTTCAGCCGGAAATAGAAACCAACCAATATTGCGAAGAAGCATGATCCTATTTGTACCTCCGGAGGGGAAAGAAGCCGGCTTGGGAACAAAAATTCAGAATAAAAGTTGCAACAAATGTGAGAGCCCAATGAAAGGAGCAGCGTTTGCAAGTGTGGGATGTCCAGACAAGATTTTTCACATAGCTTGGACCTACTATAGGCAAGACTCAACCACTTTTATTCTGATCCTCTGCAGAAAAATCTACAggtggtacagatagtcctcaaactttcaacagttcatttagtgaccgttcaaagtgatgtcactgaaaaaatggcttatgactatttttcacacctacgaccattgctgcatctccatggtcatgtgagcaaaattcagccgctcttatttatgacggctgcagtatcccaaggtcatgtgatcctcttttgtgactttctgacaagcaaaatgaatggggaagccggattcatttaaccataTTGCTAACTTCTCAATTgcggtgattcacataacaaccgaggtaagaaagtttgtaaaatgagacaaaacccacttaacaaatgtctccctcaacaaagaaattttgggctcaattgtggtcgtaagtcaaggactgcctgtaatggcAAAGCACTTTTGTAAGTGACCATGACAACACCGTAGACCAAGGGAAATTTCAATGGATATCTAAACATTTTACATACAACTCAGTTGTACAGATATTTTTAAAGTCCCAGACTGTATAATCAAAGGATACTTTAATTTTTAGACTTTCTCAATCAGCTGTTCTCtatatcaggagtctccaaccttcgtccctgtaagacttgtggacttcaactcccagagttcctcagccagcaaagctgggagttaaagtccacaagtcttaaagggaccaaggttggagatccctgctctatatAGTGTGGATTAGAACTCCCACTGAGGTTGGGTGGGAGTGATTAGCACTAGTTGACTCTCTCTAGTCTAGAGGACACAGGTTTTGAAGAATCTGTCTTACTCCCAGTGAAAAGGGCATGGAATTACTGgttctccatttcttttcttgCTGAAAAATAAGCACTGAACTCCGATTTTGTCTCTAAGACATAATTAATGTATAAACTTTAGTTATACCCTTTGCCTTTCTGAGGATCTGTGATGCTGACAGATCCGGTAAATGCTGAAAATCAATGAGGCTGTTTTTTTGAAGAAGTGGGAATAGGTGTGGTTCACTAGAGAAGCAGGATGGGTGGAGCTGTAGGTTAATAGAGCTAGTCAGGTACTCTAGTTGAGATAGAAGATACATCAGGAATGAAGTTGGGCCTCTTTTATTGTCGGATTTTGAAAACAACTCCACCCTCTCTGTAAAGGCCCAGATTGCAAGCTAGCCGGGAGAGTGGTTTTCCCTGGAATCTGAACCAGCCATGGCTGGGACACTGGAAAGGCAGAAGAGTAACCTGAGTGGCAGTAGCTGTGACATTCGAGGCTGGAGGAAATTCCAGTAAGTTCCTTTTGAGATCATGCGGTCTCAAGTGCGTAATTTGCCAAGTTTTGCGGAAGTAGCTTGACACGGTTGGCTTCCCTGATATACATATCTTTGTTGTTTGCATGTAAAGCCTGGCATTTCTCAGGGCAGAAGGTTTTTTAGACCACTGTGACTGCTCCACTTCGTCGATAGGCAAAGAATAGTGTGTAGTAAATAGATCGTAGATCGTTGTAAAGTAgatcgtatatatatatatttgtaaatatacaaatagaatgagactattgccttatacactgtaagccgccctgagtcttcggagaagggcgggatataaatgtaatcaaaaaaaaaaaaaaaagatagtgctTCCTTCTTGTTTTCCTCCGGAGGGCGGCCATTCACCCAAAGGTGAAAATAACTTTTAAGAGGAATATACATAACTTGTAGCCTTGTGAATCACTCCAGTTTCTCTCGGGATCTGTTCCTTGGCTTATCTGCAGTCACTATTTCGAGGAGGAGCGCAGCCGCGATCGTAGTTGCTACTCCCAATTTCCATCTTGCTAGCACACTCCGTCCTCCGCTCTTCCTtggcgcgcccacagggagggaatggagacgcCCGCATGCGccggggccgccgccgccgccgccgggctGAAGCCATCTGGACtccgcctccctccctctttttttccttccgacgttcttgctgctgctgctgccgccgccggcaCCCCCGCCAGGTTTGCGAAACCGGGAGCCTCTTCAGGTACGATCCTGATCCAACTTCCCCGAAACCTTTCCGATTGCAGCTCTTCTCTGGCTGCTGCTTTTTCCGCAGGCACCCCATAATAGACAGCCCCGGGGCCTGTCGCCATGGAAACGAGACAGTCTTGATGCTTCTCCATCGTCTTTTGGCCTCTCCTTTCTAATGTTGTGGTCACCATGGAGACCTGGTGGTTTTGGCCTCCCTTGGAAGGTGTGTTCCCTCCcgatcctcttcccttctctccggCGGTGCGGGGGGGGACGGGACCCTGACTCCATTCTGCCATGGAAAGCAtcgctcctttcttccctcttccaTCTTCTAAATCAATGGGATTGCCATgattgtcccccccccccgtagCATTCCTTGAGCATGATTCCATTTTTCTTCTGCTCCCCCCCCATAGACCACTTATCTGTCATTGGGCAGAATAATAACATATGATAGAGGATCGGCCCTTTTGCCAGCCTCTGTCATTTGGGCTGTAATTTAGGCAATCATTCTGACAAAAATTGGATGCTGTTTGGAGAGAGGCGAAGAAATGGTAGAGCTCATACAAGGCCCTGTGAAGGCCTGGATTTGGCTAATTTAGATATGCTGTTGTAAGCATGGCTAAATtcctaattaaaaaacaaacctcCCTTTTGCCCAACTGCGGTGTGGGTGTGAAGATCACTGGAGTGCGGATTCTTTAATGCAGTCTTCCAAACCTGAGTCCTCCAGATGTGTTAGATCAACATTCATAAATGCAGAAGAGGtagggcaggcctgaatcagttttGTTACTGCTGTTCTGGaatcatggaaaaaaaatatatcaggccTTCATTTACTCCTATGCTGTAGTTGCCAGTATGTGGAAAAAGACATCCCTGCCcctcaatttaaaatctaacatacatatgtatatataaccAGATTTTCTGCTGAATGCCAATTGTAAATCACAGACTTATTAGTGTACATTTTCACCCTCATCTCCACCCAGAGGGAAGAAATGTtaagatttatatatataaatttacaaatctatatatatatatataaatctaaaaaTTGCCATTAATAGTAGTGACTTGTCATTTGTTGAAATTTGTTAGTCAGCCTGCTTCAGGACTCTTACAATGCATTTGAATCTACATTTTCTGTTGTCTTGAATTGTTGTCTTAAATTTATCAGCCTTGTTATATCAGCCTATCAGATGTGGCAGAGTAGGCATGCTGCATAGGGACCATTGGCTATGAACCTATATTTGGTGGGTCTCAGGAGATGTACTTTCTCTgctgtttatattttatatttgatggTTTTACATCTGTTGTTTTTATCGAATTGTTTGTATGTTGCCCAGAATTGATTTGGTGAAGTGGGttactatataaatttgataaatctaTAACAAAATTTAAAGATGGTCATCCTGAATACATGGATTTGATCCAAGCAATTGATCCTAGAGCTGAAACCCTGCATATTGAAAAATGGAATTGTATTACACTGTTTCCCATTGTAAACCCTTCTCTGACCTTTAAGTTCTTTGTACTCTTTGCAGGCACCCAGTTACCAGTTCCCCTGAGCGGCCAGTGGCGGTGTGGGGCATGGCAGCAGTGTGGCAACAAGTGTTGGCTGTAGATGCACGGTGAGGCTCCTAGGTTGGATGCATAGGTCGCTTGAGCAACAAGGAAAAGGAAGTATGCCAttatggtctagtggttaaatgcTAGATTGGCATCAAGTGGGACCCAGGCTCATGTACATTGAGCCATGAAACCTTCTATCAGACTCAGATGTTGTCTCTCAGCCTACCCtgcctcacaggattgttattaTGGAGTGAATTGGGAGAACTATCCATATTATCTTGAACTTCTGAACAAAAAATGCAAGATATAATTCTAGCATACATGCTTACAAACAAGTGAAGAGTATGGGACAGGTTGTTCTTAGTTGCTCTTCAGGGACGTACATTATTGAGAGCACAGCTTCATAAATCTTGAGATTTTATTCCTATGAACAGATTATAGTTTAGCACATTATGGGTTTAGGAATTAACATTGAGGACATGACCTGAGAAATGGGGAAAAAGCtctctgccatcttgatttttgagAACAAAGTATTATCGTTTGAGAGAGGGAAGATTTATCTGATGCGGAAGGAATAATGAAAGAACTTTattctaaatcagtgtttttcatttAGTGGACTTAAATGCATACTGACATGTGATTACAGCACAGTACTGAGATGACCATAGGACTTTGTGCTGCAGAGAATTTTATACTCTCTCAGTTAGGGGAAACTCAGAATGATGCTAAGCAAAAGAGAAAGTTAAATTGAACAAGGATACTATTGGCTGAGGTTTCAGGCAGCTAATGCATCAACTTGTCTTGCAGATACAACGCATACCGCACCCCAAACTTCCCTCAGTTCCGTACACAATATATCCGCAGACGAAGTCAGTTGCTGCGGGACAACGCTAAAGCAGGCTTCGATCCCTTGCTTCGTAAACAATACCTGCGACTACGCAGTCAGCTTCTGGCCCAGCGCTACGGCCCACTCTCAGAACAGAGCAGTTTTCGAGCCTACAGCAACAGCATCGTCCGAAGCAGTCGCACTACACTTGATCGCATGGAGGTACTCGGGTTTTTGCAtgttataaatcaggggtgtcaaactggcggcccacgggccagatgtgccACACGCAGGccttgcccaccccagctctgcgaatgggAAAAAACGTCGCGAAACATCACGTGACAACAACGCGACACAGTGAGTTTGACATCTGtgttataaatcaggggtctccaatcttggcaactttaagcctggcagacttcaactcccagaattccccagccaggtttgctttgctggttgggaaattctgggagttgaagtccaccaggcttaaagttgctaaggttggagacccctgttataaataGTCTAATGATAAACAGTTCACTACATCTGATAGAGataatgaaggtttttttttttaaataaaagcttaGAAAACTTAATTGCATCTAATCAGTCTTGCATAATTCTGATTCTGTGTTTCAAAGAGGTTTGgtataacaagaaaaaaagagtaaCCCTAGACCATTTGAAAGAATTAAGAAAGTAGCACCTTCTTTCTTAGAAATTATTTATACTTTTCACATTTGCCACACAAGAAATTGGGGAGacagaatttgtcaatgccatttTACCTAATATAGCAATGAAGTTTCATTGCTATTGTTTCCAATCCAGAATCCCTAGGGAAAAGCTTTGCCATTTCTTCCCTTCATATACAGTTCCTCTGCATTGCGTCCGTCAAGAACTTTGTCTTAAAATGTAAAAATTACATGTTGTAACAATAGGATTTTGATGACGACCCAAGAGCACTGGGTGCCCGAGGCCACCGCCGCTCTGTCAGCCGAGGTTCCTATCAGCTGCAAGCACAAATGAACCGAGCTGTCTACGATGAAAGGTATAATGCCAACTAGAGAAAAAGGTCCGTGTTTCTGTCAGTCTGCGTGCTTGCTgcgtgttactttttttttttttgcaagttttaCTCAGAAAAGGCTGGTGATAGCCAATGTTGTGACTCCGGTACATTTAATCAAAGAATAAAGGTTCTTTAGTTTTGTCTTGTCTCTGCCCCATTTCTATTGAAAATTAAATCCATGATCTGTCAGTTTATATTATTCTCTCTCTTAGATCACCAGGGAGTGTTGTCCCTACTTCAGTGGCAGAAGCTAGTCGTGCTATGGCTGGGGATACTACACTAAGTGAGAACTATGCCTTTGCTGGCATGTATCATATCTTTGACCAGCACGTGGATGAAGCTGGTGAGTAGAGGAAGAATGTAGCAATCAACCACATAAAGGCACTGCTAAGCCTCTTCCTTCTTTTGCTAACACAATAAGGGCatgtatattattatttgcaaaagaAAGATGTATACTAAGTATTGATCAAGCCCCTTATCCAAAAAAGAGGTTATTACGATTCTTGCCTTTATGGGGGATAAGAGTAAGAACTATGGGAAATGGAATATTGAGAAAGACTTTGTAACAGCTGTCCCCAAATttccattcttcttcttgtgccatatccatcatcggacattgGTGATCAttttggcgatcctatttttatcaacagccgcacaaaaaagtgctgccgagttttgtccaaaccagtcccttagattttgaagccatgatgttcttcttttgcctggaccttgtttgccttcaatctttccctggagaattaagtgaagtatgctgtatttttctgggtaTTGCATTACATGTTCATTGCTGTCCAGAATCTTCAGCAGTGGCCACGTTAGTTGACGAAGGTTAAGATCAAGATTAAGATCAATGCTGCTAAGTACATGCTTAAGATATTGAAGTCTGGCAACTTAACAGAGTATCCTTTGTCCTACCACACTACTCAAAATATTCCTCAATTTGATAATTGTGTTGATGCAAGAAAGAATAGCATAAGAAAAATCCAGAATAATATACAAGACTCTGGATAGTCCAATATCAATCTAATgagttttcttttccccttctccttctcctcagtGCCTAAAGTTCAGTTTGCCAATGATGACAAACACCTACTAGCCTGCTGCTCTCTAGATGGCACCATTTCGGTGTGTCAGTTAGTACCCACTCCCCCTGTGGTGCTTCGAGTGCTGAAAGGACACAGCCGTGGTGTATCGGACTTTGCTTGGTCTCTCTCCAATGACATTATTGTTTCCACTTCACTTGATGCCACAATGCGCATTTGGGCTACAGAGGATGGCAAGTGTATCCGGGAAATCCCAGATCCAGATGCCTCTGAACTACTTTGCTGTACTTTTCAACCTATGAATAATAATCTCACAGTGGTGAGTGAAGTAACAGTGATATACTTTCCTTTTCTCCCATGTATTGTGAGAAATTAGGCTTTTGTCATTCCAGAAACGCTAGTTTACATTCGGCTGGAGTTTATTACTCAACTTTATTCCCATGGTGCAAG
This genomic window from Ahaetulla prasina isolate Xishuangbanna chromosome 2, ASM2864084v1, whole genome shotgun sequence contains:
- the WDR13 gene encoding WD repeat-containing protein 13 isoform X2, translated to MAGTLERQKSNLSGSSCDIRGWRKFQHPVTSSPERPVAVWGMAAVWQQVLAVDARYNAYRTPNFPQFRTQYIRRRSQLLRDNAKAGFDPLLRKQYLRLRSQLLAQRYGPLSEQSSFRAYSNSIVRSSRTTLDRMEDFDDDPRALGARGHRRSVSRGSYQLQAQMNRAVYDERSPGSVVPTSVAEASRAMAGDTTLSENYAFAGMYHIFDQHVDEAVPKVQFANDDKHLLACCSLDGTISVCQLVPTPPVVLRVLKGHSRGVSDFAWSLSNDIIVSTSLDATMRIWATEDGKCIREIPDPDASELLCCTFQPMNNNLTVVGNGKHNLHVMNISTGKKVKGGSSKLTGRVLSLSFDSPGRILWAGDDKGSIFSFLFDMATGKLTKAKRLIVNEGSSITSISARSWISREARDPSLLINACINKLLLYRVVDNEGTLQLKRSFQIQQSSHPVHSIFCPLMSFRQGACVVTGSEDMCVYFFDVERATKAIVNKLQGHSAAVLDVSFNCDESLLASSDAKGMVIVWKREQK
- the WDR13 gene encoding WD repeat-containing protein 13 isoform X1 translates to MRRGRRRRRRAEAIWTPPPSLFFSFRRSCCCCCRRRHPRQVCETGSLFRHPVTSSPERPVAVWGMAAVWQQVLAVDARYNAYRTPNFPQFRTQYIRRRSQLLRDNAKAGFDPLLRKQYLRLRSQLLAQRYGPLSEQSSFRAYSNSIVRSSRTTLDRMEDFDDDPRALGARGHRRSVSRGSYQLQAQMNRAVYDERSPGSVVPTSVAEASRAMAGDTTLSENYAFAGMYHIFDQHVDEAVPKVQFANDDKHLLACCSLDGTISVCQLVPTPPVVLRVLKGHSRGVSDFAWSLSNDIIVSTSLDATMRIWATEDGKCIREIPDPDASELLCCTFQPMNNNLTVVGNGKHNLHVMNISTGKKVKGGSSKLTGRVLSLSFDSPGRILWAGDDKGSIFSFLFDMATGKLTKAKRLIVNEGSSITSISARSWISREARDPSLLINACINKLLLYRVVDNEGTLQLKRSFQIQQSSHPVHSIFCPLMSFRQGACVVTGSEDMCVYFFDVERATKAIVNKLQGHSAAVLDVSFNCDESLLASSDAKGMVIVWKREQK
- the WDR13 gene encoding WD repeat-containing protein 13 isoform X3 codes for the protein MAAVWQQVLAVDARYNAYRTPNFPQFRTQYIRRRSQLLRDNAKAGFDPLLRKQYLRLRSQLLAQRYGPLSEQSSFRAYSNSIVRSSRTTLDRMEDFDDDPRALGARGHRRSVSRGSYQLQAQMNRAVYDERSPGSVVPTSVAEASRAMAGDTTLSENYAFAGMYHIFDQHVDEAVPKVQFANDDKHLLACCSLDGTISVCQLVPTPPVVLRVLKGHSRGVSDFAWSLSNDIIVSTSLDATMRIWATEDGKCIREIPDPDASELLCCTFQPMNNNLTVVGNGKHNLHVMNISTGKKVKGGSSKLTGRVLSLSFDSPGRILWAGDDKGSIFSFLFDMATGKLTKAKRLIVNEGSSITSISARSWISREARDPSLLINACINKLLLYRVVDNEGTLQLKRSFQIQQSSHPVHSIFCPLMSFRQGACVVTGSEDMCVYFFDVERATKAIVNKLQGHSAAVLDVSFNCDESLLASSDAKGMVIVWKREQK